From one Pedobacter faecalis genomic stretch:
- a CDS encoding M28 family peptidase gives MYRYLYIAAVLLASLNGYGQNKEAIKFGKHVNKDAAYKHLSVLASDAYEGRETGTKGGWMAAEYIRNHFKAIGLKGPVNGDYFQPVDMASFSLNQQLLIAGQAATPITDFYNMPQAVSVKGYNLSSQDILFAGYGLNTEGYNDYKDQTIAGKIVLILKSGSPDGQRTDNNARAASAALNTKLRYLAENGAAAVLVIDPAVDVMPDNLKAYLSEDQMVMKSEENVARLNQPQSMPVVTITTATANRILKSAGTDLESVKARIRTSGKPATQVIKTQINISASKSEKKVRAENVLGYLEGSDPKLKDEVLVITAHYDHIGITPGVKGDDKINNGADDDGSGTTGVLLIADAFMKAKKAGKGPKRSILFMTVTGEEKGLLGSEWYSDHPIFPLANTITNLNIDMIGRGDADHAGDNNFVYIIGSDMLSTELDRIGKKANKDYVNINLDERYNNRTDPNRFYYRSDHYNFAKHGIPVIFYFNGVHDDYHQPGDEVSKIDFPMLAKRAQLVYFTAWELANGAKRPAVDKNEDGTPKQ, from the coding sequence ATGTACAGATACTTATATATTGCAGCTGTCCTTCTGGCCAGCCTCAACGGATACGGACAGAACAAAGAGGCAATAAAATTCGGAAAGCATGTCAATAAAGATGCGGCTTATAAGCATCTTTCAGTTCTGGCATCCGATGCCTACGAAGGTCGCGAAACAGGAACCAAGGGCGGTTGGATGGCGGCTGAATACATCAGAAATCACTTTAAAGCTATTGGACTTAAGGGGCCGGTCAACGGTGACTACTTTCAGCCCGTAGATATGGCCTCGTTTAGCCTCAACCAGCAGCTCTTGATCGCCGGACAAGCCGCTACGCCCATCACTGATTTCTACAACATGCCTCAGGCCGTCAGTGTAAAAGGATACAACCTGAGCAGCCAGGATATATTGTTTGCAGGATATGGCCTCAATACGGAAGGTTACAACGATTACAAAGATCAAACCATAGCCGGCAAGATCGTCCTCATCCTAAAATCCGGCAGTCCTGACGGTCAGCGTACAGACAATAACGCCCGTGCTGCAAGCGCTGCCTTGAATACTAAATTAAGATATTTGGCCGAGAATGGCGCAGCGGCGGTGCTGGTTATTGATCCGGCTGTGGACGTCATGCCTGACAATTTGAAGGCATACCTCAGTGAAGATCAAATGGTGATGAAGAGCGAAGAAAACGTTGCGCGGCTAAATCAGCCGCAATCAATGCCTGTAGTTACCATCACCACGGCTACGGCCAACCGAATCCTTAAATCGGCGGGCACGGATCTGGAATCTGTTAAAGCCAGAATCAGGACAAGCGGCAAACCCGCCACGCAAGTGATCAAAACCCAAATCAATATCAGCGCTAGCAAAAGCGAGAAAAAAGTACGCGCTGAAAACGTGCTGGGCTACCTTGAAGGCTCTGATCCAAAACTGAAAGATGAAGTGCTGGTTATTACGGCGCACTACGATCACATAGGTATCACCCCGGGCGTAAAAGGCGATGATAAGATCAACAATGGTGCGGATGACGACGGCTCCGGAACCACAGGCGTTCTTCTCATTGCAGATGCCTTTATGAAAGCGAAAAAGGCTGGTAAAGGCCCTAAAAGAAGTATTTTGTTCATGACCGTTACCGGCGAAGAAAAAGGCTTGCTCGGATCAGAATGGTATTCAGATCATCCCATATTTCCGCTGGCAAATACGATTACCAACCTCAACATCGATATGATTGGCCGCGGCGATGCCGATCACGCCGGCGATAACAACTTCGTTTATATTATAGGCTCGGACATGTTAAGTACAGAACTTGACAGGATTGGAAAAAAGGCAAACAAGGACTATGTAAATATCAACCTGGACGAGCGTTATAACAACCGTACAGACCCAAACAGGTTCTACTACCGTTCTGATCATTACAATTTTGCCAAGCACGGAATTCCGGTGATCTTCTATTTCAACGGTGTGCACGACGATTATCACCAGCCTGGCGACGAAGTAAGTAAAATTGACTTTCCGATGCTTGCAAAGCGGGCCCAACTGGTTTATTTTACTGCTTGGGAGCTTGCAAACGGGGCAAAACGGCCAGCGGTGGATAAGAATGAGGACGGCACCCCAAAACAATAA
- the tatC gene encoding twin-arginine translocase subunit TatC produces MSETRTKKLIGAIKEKGKTLEAEMSFFDHIDILRKHLLRALAVIFVLTIGAFYFSDFIFNEVIMGPKNPDFWTYKMMCQLYERFPSIGSEFCITKIDAKIINTQMSGQFTLQLNSCVMAGVILGVPYLLFEIWLFVKPALHDNERKSASGFVFFASFLFFLGILFGYYLICPLSINFLTNFTVSPDIENTFTIDSYLSSIMTLTLGSGLIFQLPVIIFVLSKLGVMTPAFMRSSRRYAVVIILIVAAVVTPTADPFTMMIVALPLFILYEVSIYISAHIENKRKRELYSAAN; encoded by the coding sequence ATGAGCGAAACTAGAACGAAGAAACTGATTGGCGCAATAAAGGAGAAAGGAAAGACGCTTGAAGCCGAAATGTCTTTCTTCGACCATATCGATATCCTGCGAAAACATTTGCTTAGGGCACTGGCCGTTATCTTTGTGTTGACCATTGGTGCGTTTTACTTTTCAGACTTCATCTTCAATGAAGTGATCATGGGCCCCAAAAACCCTGATTTCTGGACCTATAAAATGATGTGCCAGCTTTATGAACGCTTTCCATCGATAGGTTCAGAATTTTGCATTACGAAGATCGACGCCAAGATCATCAACACACAGATGTCCGGGCAGTTTACCTTACAGCTAAACTCCTGTGTGATGGCCGGTGTAATCCTGGGGGTTCCATACCTTCTCTTCGAAATCTGGTTGTTCGTGAAGCCTGCCTTGCACGACAACGAACGAAAATCGGCAAGTGGTTTCGTATTCTTTGCTTCGTTTCTTTTCTTTTTGGGAATTCTTTTTGGCTATTACCTCATTTGCCCGCTTTCTATAAATTTTCTCACAAATTTTACAGTGAGCCCGGATATTGAGAACACCTTCACCATCGATTCTTACCTGTCATCGATTATGACATTGACGCTGGGCTCAGGTCTGATCTTTCAGCTGCCAGTCATTATTTTTGTATTGTCAAAACTTGGCGTAATGACTCCGGCCTTTATGCGTTCAAGCAGAAGATATGCCGTTGTGATCATTTTGATTGTGGCAGCAGTAGTTACCCCAACGGCCGACCCCTTTACCATGATGATCGTAGCCCTGCCTTTATTTATATTATATGAGGTGAGTATTTACATCTCCGCCCATATTGAAAACAAAAGAAAAAGGGAACTATACAGTGCGGCAAACTAG
- a CDS encoding SprT-like domain-containing protein, whose translation MDKVAILAQHMPAVAAPMIARWIDYFQCEFTISKGRATKLGDYRHPFKGLGHKISVNRTLNPYAFLVTTVHEFAHLVTWNEYKNRVKPHGGEWKRNFQRMMAPFLERDVFPDDLSRAIASYLNNPAAASCTDLKLSRALKKYDLSADGVFKLEELPPDAVFSIKDGRRFRKGERLRKRYRCTCLDNGKIYLFNPLAEVFDVPATA comes from the coding sequence GTGGATAAGGTTGCTATTTTAGCTCAGCATATGCCGGCGGTGGCGGCACCGATGATAGCACGATGGATCGATTATTTCCAATGTGAGTTCACCATATCGAAGGGCAGGGCTACGAAGCTTGGCGATTACCGGCATCCCTTTAAAGGACTTGGGCATAAGATTTCGGTAAACAGGACATTGAATCCTTATGCTTTTTTGGTGACAACGGTGCATGAATTTGCTCATTTGGTGACCTGGAACGAGTATAAGAACCGTGTTAAACCGCATGGTGGCGAGTGGAAGCGCAACTTTCAGCGGATGATGGCTCCCTTTCTTGAACGCGACGTTTTCCCTGATGACCTAAGCCGTGCTATAGCAAGTTACCTGAATAACCCTGCGGCGGCTAGTTGCACCGACCTTAAGCTTTCAAGAGCGTTAAAAAAATATGATTTAAGCGCTGATGGCGTGTTTAAACTCGAAGAACTGCCGCCGGATGCGGTGTTCAGTATCAAAGACGGCCGACGGTTTAGAAAGGGCGAACGCTTGCGGAAGCGCTACAGGTGCACATGCCTGGACAACGGAAAGATCTATCTTTTTAATCCTCTTGCTGAAGTTTTTGACGTTCCTGCCACTGCTTAG
- the rpiB gene encoding ribose 5-phosphate isomerase B: MSDNTKIKIAIGADHAGFEYKEALKEFLSAYEVKDFGTHSLDSVDYPDFAHPVASAVESKAYTLGILICGSANGVAISANKHQQIRAAICWLNELAALARQHNDANVLCIPARFVSLDLARQMTTTFINTAFEGGRHAGRVNKISC, encoded by the coding sequence ATGTCTGATAATACGAAAATTAAAATAGCCATCGGCGCAGACCACGCCGGCTTTGAATACAAAGAAGCCCTGAAGGAATTTTTAAGCGCTTATGAGGTGAAAGACTTCGGCACCCATTCACTGGATTCTGTGGATTATCCGGATTTCGCCCACCCGGTTGCTTCAGCAGTGGAATCCAAGGCGTATACGCTTGGCATCCTGATCTGCGGCAGCGCAAATGGTGTGGCAATCAGCGCAAATAAACACCAGCAGATACGTGCAGCGATTTGCTGGCTGAACGAACTGGCCGCCCTTGCACGACAGCATAATGATGCCAACGTCCTTTGTATTCCGGCCAGGTTTGTCTCCCTTGATCTTGCCAGGCAAATGACCACGACATTTATAAACACAGCCTTCGAGGGAGGCCGGCACGCGGGCAGGGTAAATAAAATTTCATGCTAA
- a CDS encoding LutB/LldF family L-lactate oxidation iron-sulfur protein, which produces MNIAEEFLVKSDEKAFDLGHRTTINYNIGKYNTAVERGLSRFENLENSKKKAHAIKWRVMENLDKYLPEFEANFQRRGGKVIWANDAAEAQKEILNIINNAGGKSVIKSKSMTTEEIHLNEFLEKNNIESLESDLGEYIVQLLGQHPYHIVTPAMHLSKEEIAQLFHEKFGTPVDYTPEQLTQKARELLRDKYLTADIGITGGNFLIADTGSIALTENEGNARLSTTFPKIHIAVVGIEKLIPSIADLDLFWPLLASHGTGQNLTVYNTVLSGPRRGDETDGPEEMYVILLDNGRTKLLAQKDQRQGLYCIRCGACLNACPVYKNIGGHTYNTTYSGPIGSIITPHFQGMKNFKHLSYASSLCGKCSEVCPVKIDIHKMLLLNRRDAASSGSNTKAEEIGWKMWKTGMQRRSLMDRFGGRIKNFLLKYLFRKKWGKYREMPLVSEKSFAKQWQERQKLQQED; this is translated from the coding sequence ATGAATATTGCAGAGGAGTTTCTAGTAAAATCGGACGAAAAGGCTTTCGATCTCGGTCACCGTACCACCATTAATTACAATATTGGCAAGTACAATACTGCTGTGGAACGCGGACTGTCCAGATTTGAAAATCTGGAGAACTCTAAGAAGAAGGCACATGCGATCAAGTGGCGCGTTATGGAGAACCTGGATAAATATCTTCCGGAGTTTGAAGCTAACTTCCAGCGCAGAGGTGGTAAAGTGATCTGGGCCAACGACGCTGCAGAGGCACAGAAAGAGATATTAAATATCATCAATAATGCCGGCGGAAAATCTGTAATAAAGTCCAAATCGATGACCACCGAAGAAATTCACCTGAACGAATTTCTCGAGAAAAACAACATCGAATCGCTAGAGAGCGACCTGGGCGAATACATCGTACAGCTGCTTGGCCAGCACCCATACCATATCGTAACTCCTGCCATGCATCTTAGCAAGGAGGAGATCGCTCAGCTCTTTCATGAGAAGTTCGGCACGCCGGTAGACTATACACCGGAGCAGCTCACCCAGAAAGCGCGGGAATTGCTTCGGGACAAGTATCTGACTGCCGACATAGGCATTACCGGAGGTAACTTTCTGATCGCCGATACGGGCAGCATAGCACTTACGGAAAACGAAGGGAATGCCCGGCTTTCCACCACCTTCCCAAAGATTCACATTGCGGTGGTCGGTATCGAAAAGCTGATCCCTTCCATCGCCGATTTGGATTTGTTCTGGCCGCTTTTAGCGAGCCATGGAACCGGGCAGAACTTAACAGTTTACAATACCGTTCTCAGCGGACCCAGAAGAGGTGACGAAACAGATGGCCCGGAGGAGATGTATGTTATACTGCTCGACAACGGCAGAACGAAGCTGCTCGCACAGAAAGACCAGCGCCAGGGACTCTATTGCATCCGCTGCGGTGCTTGCCTGAACGCCTGCCCCGTGTATAAAAATATTGGCGGTCACACCTATAACACTACGTATAGCGGACCAATCGGATCCATCATTACCCCACATTTCCAGGGGATGAAGAACTTTAAGCACCTGAGTTATGCCTCGAGCCTGTGTGGTAAATGTTCTGAAGTTTGTCCCGTGAAGATCGACATCCATAAAATGCTCCTGTTGAACCGCCGCGACGCGGCTTCCAGTGGCAGCAATACAAAAGCCGAGGAGATTGGCTGGAAGATGTGGAAAACAGGAATGCAGCGGCGCTCACTGATGGACAGGTTTGGTGGTCGCATCAAAAACTTTCTTTTGAAATACCTGTTCAGGAAGAAGTGGGGAAAATACAGGGAAATGCCGCTAGTATCGGAAAAGTCCTTTGCTAAGCAGTGGCAGGAACGTCAAAAACTTCAGCAAGAGGATTAA